From Blastochloris viridis, one genomic window encodes:
- the ybaL gene encoding YbaL family putative K(+) efflux transporter, translating into MLHDTPLIATIVAGLGLAFVFGAVAQRLRVPPLVGYLLAGVAVGPFTPGYVADQKLATELAEIGVILLMFGVGLHFSLKDLLSVRAIAVPGAVVQIAVATVFGLGLALGMGWTVGAGLVFGLALSVASTVVLLRAVQERHLMETERGRIAIGWLIVEDLAMVMALVLLPALAPLLGGNTEAMSSDPIAAHFDLGLAGVLALTIVKVALFVGIMLVVGRRVIPWLLHVIAHSGSRELFRLAVLATALCVAFGATKLFGVSLALGAFFAGMVLSESELSQRAAQETLPLRDAFAVLFFVSVGMLFDPASIVNEPWPMLATLFIIIVGKSVAAFVIVRAFGHPTTTALTISASLAQIGEFSFILAELGVKLDLLPQEGLGLILAGAILSIVLNPLIFAAVDRLNQRAEARVSPAAGADASAEDAEPVKVSTLTDHAILIGYGRVGRRIGAALAEVGRPFLVIEASDDLLADLKKAKIEAIAGNAAQADVLAAANLTAARHVIIAIPEAFEAGQVIQQARSANPKVQIIARAHRDAEVDHLISLGADMVVMGEREIARGMIDHVLAGPGEPDAPACPLPA; encoded by the coding sequence ATGCTTCACGACACCCCGCTGATCGCCACCATCGTCGCCGGTCTCGGCCTTGCGTTTGTGTTCGGCGCGGTGGCGCAAAGGCTGCGGGTGCCGCCGCTGGTCGGCTATCTGCTCGCCGGGGTTGCGGTGGGGCCGTTCACGCCCGGCTACGTCGCCGACCAGAAGCTGGCGACCGAGCTGGCCGAGATCGGCGTCATCTTGCTGATGTTCGGCGTCGGGCTGCACTTCTCGCTCAAGGACCTGTTGTCGGTGCGCGCCATCGCGGTGCCGGGTGCGGTGGTGCAGATCGCCGTCGCCACCGTGTTCGGGCTCGGCCTTGCGCTCGGCATGGGCTGGACGGTCGGCGCCGGGCTAGTGTTCGGGCTCGCGCTGTCGGTGGCCTCGACCGTGGTGCTGCTGCGGGCGGTGCAGGAACGCCACCTGATGGAGACCGAGCGCGGCCGCATCGCGATCGGCTGGCTGATCGTCGAGGATCTGGCGATGGTGATGGCGCTGGTACTGCTGCCGGCACTGGCGCCGCTGCTCGGCGGCAACACCGAGGCAATGTCGTCCGATCCGATTGCCGCCCATTTCGACCTCGGCCTGGCCGGCGTGCTGGCGCTCACCATCGTCAAGGTGGCGCTGTTCGTCGGCATCATGCTGGTGGTCGGGCGGCGGGTTATCCCGTGGCTGTTGCACGTCATCGCCCATTCCGGCTCGCGCGAGCTGTTCCGTCTCGCCGTGCTGGCGACCGCGCTGTGCGTGGCGTTCGGCGCCACCAAGCTGTTCGGGGTGTCGCTGGCGCTCGGCGCCTTCTTCGCCGGCATGGTGCTCAGCGAATCCGAACTCAGCCAGCGCGCCGCCCAGGAGACGCTGCCGCTGCGCGATGCGTTTGCCGTGCTGTTCTTCGTTTCGGTCGGCATGCTGTTCGACCCGGCCAGCATCGTGAACGAGCCGTGGCCGATGCTGGCGACGCTGTTCATCATCATCGTCGGCAAGTCGGTGGCGGCGTTCGTCATCGTGCGGGCGTTCGGCCACCCAACCACCACGGCGCTGACCATCTCCGCCAGCCTGGCCCAGATCGGCGAATTCTCGTTCATCCTGGCCGAGCTGGGGGTGAAGCTGGACCTGTTGCCGCAAGAGGGCCTCGGGCTGATCCTGGCCGGCGCCATCCTGTCGATCGTGCTCAACCCGCTGATCTTCGCCGCGGTCGACCGCCTCAACCAGCGGGCCGAGGCCCGCGTCAGCCCCGCCGCCGGCGCCGACGCCAGTGCCGAAGATGCCGAGCCGGTGAAGGTCTCCACCCTGACCGACCACGCCATCCTGATCGGCTATGGCCGGGTCGGCCGCCGCATCGGCGCCGCGCTGGCCGAGGTCGGCCGGCCGTTCCTGGTGATCGAGGCCTCCGACGACCTGCTGGCCGACCTCAAGAAGGCCAAGATCGAGGCGATCGCCGGCAACGCCGCCCAGGCTGACGTGCTGGCCGCCGCCAATCTCACCGCGGCGCGCCACGTCATCATCGCCATTCCCGAGGCGTTCGAGGCCGGCCAGGTGATCCAGCAAGCACGCAGCGCCAATCCCAAGGTGCAGATCATCGCCCGCGCCCACCGCGACGCCGAGGTCGATCACCTGATCAGCCTCGGCGCCGACATGGTGGTGATGGGCGAGCGCGAGATTGCCCGCGGCATGATCGACCACGTGCTGGCCGGGCCCGGCGAACCCGACGCGCCAGCCTGCCCGCTGCCGGCGTAG
- a CDS encoding PHA/PHB synthase family protein, with amino-acid sequence MDQVTKLDPAKAGPARPKRAKRSRPPQASPFDPAAAEAVPAAAEVAAAAAKLSAVAAGPDKTPDPAHDPTGEAAPGFDAEEFARNLGRLFEESGHVVASYLKPREDGQIATQMSDEMADMVKTLSHLAEYWLADPQRTVEAQSRLVSGYMELWTSSLKRLAGEPAEPAAKPDPKDQRFKDPEWSSNQFFDFLKQGYLIAAGWADGLVKDARGIDEGTLKKADFYMRQLTAALSPSNFVLTNPEVLRETLTSNGENLVRGMKMLAEDIQAGHGSLKIRQSDPTRFEVGKNLAVTPGKVIYQNELMQLIQYTPATSRVLKTPLLIVPPWINKYYILDLNPEKSFIRWCVENGLTVFVISWVNPDGHLAQKGFDDYVAQGPLTALDVIKEVTGEDEVHSIGYCVGGTLLSVTLAHMARLGHQRIKSATLFTTQVDFTHAGELKIFVDEEQVAGIERKMAEHGYLSGSEMAMAFNLLRSNDLIWPYVVNNYLKGKVPFPFDLLYWNSDSTRMPAANHSFYLRNCYLNNNLTKGKMELFGHKLNLKDVTIPIFNLATREDHIAPARSAFLGSTFFGGKVDFVLAGSGHIAGVVNPPAKQKYQFWTGPKPAGSYDTWLTKAKEHPGSWWPYWLAWITKKGSATVAARAVGSRTHPPIEDAPGSYVKMKA; translated from the coding sequence ATGGACCAGGTGACCAAGCTCGACCCGGCGAAGGCCGGCCCGGCGCGGCCAAAGCGGGCGAAGCGTTCCCGCCCGCCACAGGCTTCGCCGTTCGACCCCGCTGCGGCCGAAGCCGTTCCCGCCGCCGCGGAAGTCGCCGCCGCCGCGGCCAAGCTCAGTGCGGTCGCCGCCGGGCCCGACAAGACGCCCGACCCGGCCCATGACCCCACCGGCGAGGCCGCCCCCGGCTTCGACGCCGAGGAGTTCGCCCGCAATCTCGGTCGGCTGTTCGAGGAAAGCGGTCACGTGGTCGCATCCTACCTCAAGCCACGCGAGGACGGGCAGATCGCCACCCAGATGTCGGACGAGATGGCCGACATGGTGAAGACGCTGAGCCATCTCGCCGAATATTGGCTGGCCGACCCCCAGCGCACGGTGGAGGCCCAGAGCCGGCTGGTGTCCGGCTACATGGAGTTGTGGACCTCCTCGCTGAAGCGGCTGGCCGGCGAGCCGGCCGAGCCCGCGGCCAAGCCGGACCCCAAGGACCAGCGCTTCAAAGACCCGGAATGGTCCTCGAACCAGTTCTTCGACTTCCTCAAGCAGGGCTATCTGATCGCCGCCGGCTGGGCCGACGGTCTGGTCAAGGACGCCCGCGGCATCGACGAGGGCACCCTCAAGAAGGCCGATTTCTACATGCGCCAGCTCACCGCGGCGCTGTCTCCCTCCAATTTCGTGCTGACCAACCCGGAGGTGCTGCGCGAGACGCTGACCTCCAACGGCGAGAATCTGGTGCGCGGCATGAAGATGCTGGCGGAGGATATCCAGGCCGGCCACGGCTCGCTGAAAATCCGCCAGTCCGACCCCACCCGGTTCGAGGTCGGCAAGAACCTCGCCGTCACGCCCGGCAAGGTGATCTACCAGAACGAGCTGATGCAGCTGATCCAGTACACGCCGGCGACCTCGCGGGTGCTGAAGACGCCGCTTCTCATCGTGCCGCCGTGGATCAACAAGTATTACATCCTCGATCTCAACCCGGAGAAATCGTTCATCCGCTGGTGCGTCGAGAACGGCCTCACGGTGTTCGTGATCTCCTGGGTCAATCCGGACGGCCACCTCGCCCAGAAGGGGTTCGACGACTACGTCGCCCAGGGACCGCTGACGGCGCTCGACGTCATCAAGGAGGTGACCGGCGAGGACGAGGTGCATTCGATCGGCTATTGCGTCGGTGGCACCCTGCTCTCGGTGACGCTGGCGCACATGGCCCGCCTCGGCCACCAGCGCATCAAGAGCGCGACGCTGTTCACCACCCAGGTCGATTTCACCCACGCCGGCGAGCTCAAGATCTTCGTCGACGAGGAGCAGGTCGCCGGCATCGAGCGCAAGATGGCCGAGCACGGCTACCTCTCCGGTTCCGAGATGGCGATGGCGTTCAATCTGTTGCGCTCGAACGATCTGATCTGGCCCTACGTCGTCAACAATTATCTTAAGGGAAAGGTGCCGTTCCCGTTCGATCTTCTGTATTGGAACTCCGATTCGACGCGCATGCCGGCGGCGAATCACTCGTTCTACTTGCGGAACTGCTATCTCAACAACAACCTCACCAAGGGCAAGATGGAGCTGTTCGGCCACAAGCTGAACCTGAAGGACGTCACCATCCCGATCTTCAACCTCGCAACCCGCGAGGACCACATCGCCCCGGCACGCTCGGCCTTCCTCGGCTCGACGTTCTTCGGCGGAAAAGTGGATTTCGTGCTGGCCGGCTCCGGCCACATCGCCGGCGTGGTCAACCCGCCGGCCAAGCAGAAATATCAGTTCTGGACCGGGCCGAAGCCGGCGGGCAGCTACGACACCTGGCTCACAAAGGCCAAGGAGCACCCCGGCTCGTGGTGGCCGTACTGGCTGGCGTGGATCACGAAGAAGGGCAGCGCCACCGTGGCGGCCCGCGCAGTCGGCAGCCGCACCCACCCGCCGATCGAGGACGCCCCCGGCAGCTACGTCAAGATGAAGGCGTGA